The Osmerus eperlanus chromosome 22, fOsmEpe2.1, whole genome shotgun sequence genome window below encodes:
- the nomo gene encoding BOS complex subunit NOMO1: protein MFVQDNRSAKMFRVIVRADVGAIWILFGIFCCQLSIVSADDIVVACGGFVKSDVEINYSLIEIKLYTKQGSLKYQTDCAPFNGYFMIPLYDKGDFVLKIEPPLGWSFEPTSVDLHVDGVNDICTKEQDINFVFTGFSVSGTVLSKGHLLGPAGVEVRLSREGTEEKQTVLTQAGGKYSFFKVLPGNYDITASHPSWTLEQSATSVRVSNANAPAVEPLVVGGYDVAGEVRSDGEPMKEVTFLLYSASVKKEDISSCSTTPVEGAESGDDSLVYLCSALSQDDGTFTFPSLASGEYSVVPFYRGERITFDVAPSRMDFRVEHNSLKLEPIFKVMGFSVTGRVLNSQDGEGVPDVTVTLNNQIRVMTKEDGSFRLENMTAGTYTIRTQKELMFFEPITVKIAPNTPQLPDIITAGFSVCGQIAVSRLPEGLKQLGRYRVTLAPLGQDQTAGRTADSDQQGGFCFQAKPGDYSVQVSLPESEVKAGLALRPQSLEVSLVDRPLSDLLFTQFMASVSGKVYCLASCEDLSVTLQPVSRQGERRSVPLSGTGETLSFSFDDVMPGKYKVSISHEEWCWKHKSVEVEVLDGDVMGVEFRQIGYILRCSLSHAITLEFYQDGTTPENVGVYNLSKGVNRFCLSKPGVYKVTPRSCHQFEQDYYTYDTSAPSILTLTAVRHHMTGLITTDKILDVTITIKSSIESEPALVLGPLRSQEEQRLDQQLQEIELRRQAREGRVAEEGGSPPVQERADELVGPFHYEFSYWGRAGEKITVTPSSKELLFYPPEVEATITGEACPGRVVDIAGRAGLFLVGGVSPELQGVEISITERGAAAPLITVATNENGAYSVGPLHSDRLYDISASKEGFVLSPVEGTQGDFKAFALAGVTFKIRSEDDVPLSGVLLSLSGGQFRSNLLTQDTGLLSFNNLSPGQYYFKPMMKEFRFEPASQMITVEEGENLSINITGFKTAYSCYGAVLSLSGDAERDVAVEAVGQGECSLYSEDTVTDEEGRFRLRGLLPGCKYLIQLRAEGNDHIERALPQHRSIEVGSNDIEGVNIIAFRQINQFDLSGNVITSSEHLPTLSVKLYKSDNLDNPINSVSLGQSLFFHFPPLERDGETYVLMLYSTLSRSQFDFSLPQVSFTSSGYHKHVTLTFNPNRKVPDQDIAQGSYIALPLTLLLLLAAYNHEKVIPLLLQLVNRLQGVRGLSQSGGDNAAMDEAKRQAKRQKARRT, encoded by the exons ATGTTCGTTCAAGATAATCGGTCTGCCAAGATGTTCCGAGTAATTGTACGGGCTGACGTGGGAGCTATCTGGATCTTGTTCGGCATATTTTGCTGCCAACTTAGTATCGTTTCGGCAGATGACATCGTGGTAGCATGCGGTGGATTTGTGAAATCCGATGTTGAAATCAACTACTCCCTGATCGAG aTAAAACTGTACACTAAGCAAGGGTCCTTAAAATACCAGACAGACTGCGCACCCTTCAATGGCTACTTCATGATCCCTCTCTACGACAAG GGGGATTTTGTACTGAAGATTGAGCCTCCTCTTGGGTGGAGCTTTG AGCCCACCAGTGTTGACCTCCATGTGGATGGGGTTAATGACATCTGCACCAAGGAACAGGACATCAACTTTGTCTTCACCGGTTTCTCTGTGTCAGGAACG GTTCTGAGTAAAGGGCATCTCCTGGGCCCGGCTGGAGTGGAGGTCAGACTTAGCAGGGAAGGAACCGAGGAGAAACAGACTGTTCTCACACAGGCTGGTGGAAA GTATTCCTTCTTCAAAGTACTTCCTGGAAATTATGACATCACCGCATCCCATCCTTCCTggactctggagcag AGCGCCACGTCCGTGCGCGTGTCCAACGCCAATGCCCCGGCCGTGGAGCCCCTAGTGGTGGGAGGGTACGACGTCGCAGGGGAGGTGCGAAGCGACGGGGAGCCGATGAAGGAAGTCACCTTCCTCCTGTACTCGGCCAGCGTGAAGAAAGAG GATATCAGCAGCTGTAGCACAACCCCGGTTGAGGGGGCTGAGTCCGGGGACGACTCCCTGGTTTACCTCTGCAGCGCCCTGTCCCAGGATGATGGCACCTTCACCTTCCCCTCCCTGGCCAGCGGGGAATACAGCGTG GTGCCCTtctacagaggagagagaatcaCTTTTGACGTGGCTCCCTCGCGCATGGACTTCCGAGTGGAGCACAACAGCTTGAAATTGGAG CCCATCTTTAAAGTGATGGGCTTCTCCGTGACCGGTCGGGTTCTCAACAGCCAAGATGGGGAGGGGGTACCCGACGTCACGGTAACCCTCAACAACCAGATCAGAG TTATGACAAAGGAGGATGGTTCTTTCCGTCTGGAGAACATGACCGCCGGCACCTACACCATCCGCACCCAAAAGGAGCTCATGTTCTTTGAGCCAATCACAGTCAAGATAGCACCCAACACGCCCCAGCTGCCCGACATCATCACCGCTGG GTTCAGCGTGTGCGGCCAGATCGCAGTGAGCCGCCTGCCTGAGGGCTTGAAGCAGCTGGGCCGCTACAGGGTGACCCTCGCCCCCCTGGGGCAGGACCAGACCGCCGGACGCACCGCCGACTCCGACCAGCAGGGGGGCTTCTGCTTCCAGGCCAAACCCGGGGATTACAGCGTCCAG GTCAGCCTCCCCGAATCGGAGGTGAAGGCCGGCCTGGCCCTGAGGCCCCAGTCCCTGGAAGTGTCGCTGGTGGACAGGCCCCTCTCCGACCTGCTCTTCACCCAGTTCATGGCCTCCGTCTCGGGCAAGGTCTACTGTCTGG cgtCATGCGAGGACCTGTCGGTGACCCTGCAGCCCGTGAGCCGCCAGGGCGAGAGGAGGAGCGTGCCCCTGTCTGGGACCGGCGAGACCCTGAGCTTCTCCTTCGACGATGTCATGCCCGGCAAATAcaaag TGAGTATCTCCCACGAGGAGTGGTGCTGGAAGCACAAgtcggtggaggtggaggtgctggACGGAGATGTGATGGGGGTGGAGTTCAGACAGATCGGCTACATACTGCGCTGCTCCCTGTCCCACGCCATCACCCTG GAGTTCTACCAAGATGGCACCACGCCGGAGAACGTCGGAGTCTACAACCTCTCTAAGGGAGTCAACCGCTTCTGCCTCTCTAAGCCCG GTGTGTACAAAGTCACCCCCCGCTCCTGCCACCAGTTCGAACAGGACTACTACACCTACGACAC GTCGGCCCCTAGTATCCTGACCTTGACGGCGGTCCGACACCACATGACTGGCCTCATCACCACCGACAAGATCCTGGacgtcaccatcaccatcaa GTCGTCCATCGAGAGCGAGCCTGCGCTGGTGCTGGGGCCCCTGAGGAgccaggaggagcagaggctggACCAGCAGCTGCAGGAGATCGAGCTGCGGCGCCAGGCGAGGGAGGGACGGGTCGCCGAGGAGGGGGGCAGCCCCCCCGTCCAGGAGAGGGCCGACGAGCTGGTCGGACCTTTCCACTACGAGTTCTCCTACTGGGGCAG GGCCGGGGAGAAGATCACAGTCACTCCCTCCTCCAAGGAGCTGCTGTTCTACCCACCGGAGGTCGAGGCCACCATCACTGgag aggcaTGTCCAGGCCGCGTGGTGGACATTGCGGGCCGGGCCGGCCTCTTCCTGGTGGGCGGCGTGTCTCCGGAGCTCCAGGGGGTGGAGATCTCCATCACCGAGAGGGGGGCCGCTGCACCCCTCATCACCGTGGCTACCAACGAGAACGGGGCCTACAG TGTGGGCCCCCTGCACAGTGACCGCCTGTACGACATCAGCGCCAGCAAGGAAGGCTTTGTCCTCAGCCCTGTGGAGGGAACCCAGGGAGACTTCAAGGCCTTCGCTCTGGCCGGGGTCACCTTCAAG ATCAGGTCCGAGGACGACGTGCCTCTCTCAGGCGTCCTCCTGTCCCTGAGCGGGGGCCAGTTCCGCTCCAACCTGCTGACCCAGGACACGGGACTCCTCTCCTTCAACAACCTG aGTCCAGGCCAGTACTACTTCAAGCCCATGATGAAGGAGTTCCGCTTCGAACCCGCCTCCCAGATGATCActgtggaggaaggagagaacctTAGCATTAACATCACCGGCTTCAAGACTGCTTACAG CTGCTACGGTGCGGTGCTGTCTCTGAGCGGCGACGCCGAGCGTGACGTGGCCGTGGAGGCGGTGGGCCAGGGCGAGTGCAGCCTGTACAGCGAGGACACGGTCACCGATGAGGAGGGACGCTTCCGTCTGAGGGGCCTCCTG CCCGGCTGCAAGTACCTGATCCAGTTGAGAGCTGAGGGCAACGACCACATTGAGCGAGCCCTGCCTCAGCACAGATCCATAGAG gttggaAGCAATGACATTGAAGGTGTCAACATTATTGCCTTCAGGCAGATCAATCAGTTTGACTTGAGTGGGAATGTAATCACCTCATCAGAACACCTGCCTACTCTCTCT GTGAAACTGTACAAGAGTGACAACCTGGACAACCCCATCAACAGTGTGTCTCTGGGCCAGTCCTTGTTCTTCCACTTCCCTCCCcttgaaagagatggagag acttACGTCCTGATGCTCTACTCCACACTGTCTCGTTCCCAGTTTGACTTCAGCCTTCCCCAGGTCTCCTTCACGTCCTCAGGCTACCACAAGCATGTCACCCTCACCTTCAACCCCAAT CGCAAAGTGCCTGACCAGGACATTGCCCAAGGCTCCTACATCGCCTTGCCCCTcaccctgctgctcctcctggctGCCTACAACCACGAGAAG gtgataCCCCTGCTCCTGCAGCTGGTGAACCGTCTCCAGGGCGTCCGCGGCCTGTCCCAGTCCGGCGGAGACAACGCCGCCATGGACGAGGCCAAACGCCAGGCCAAGAGACAGAAAGCCAGGCGCACATAG